The following DNA comes from Megalopta genalis isolate 19385.01 chromosome 19, iyMegGena1_principal, whole genome shotgun sequence.
tacttcgcatggatttgaagctaactcgtttgtttggcctgcatttgaagctatttcatttaaaccgcaggtatttgaaggtaaatcatttgtttcgcattgatttgaaactaagacttctacttcgcattgatttgatgttaaatcatgtgtttccctgggatttgaccctaactcgattgtttcgactggatttgaagctatttcattttaaccgcaggtatttgaatgtaaatcatttgtttcgcttggatttgaagctaagccttctacttcgcattgatttgaatttaaatcatttgttcccctgggatttgaagctaactcgtttgattcgcatgcagttgatgctaaatcatgtttatcagaagtatctgattccaaaccaattgtttcgcattgatttgaagttaagcctactacttcgcattgatttgaagctaaatcatgtgtttcgcatggatttgaagctaactcgtttgtttcgcctgcatttgaatatatttcattcaaaacgcaagtatctgacgttaaatcatttgtttctcaaagatttgaagctaaaccatctacatcgcattgatttgaagctaaatcaattgtttcgcatggatttgaagctaactcattgtttcgcctgcatttaaagctatttcaattaaaccgcaggtatttgaaggtaaatcatatgtttcgcatggctttgaagccatgccttctatttcgcattgatttgaagctaaatcatgtatttcgcatgcatttgacgctaactcgattgtttcgactgcatttgaagctatttcattttaaccgcaggtatttgtatgtaaatcatttgtttcgcaaggatttgaagctaagcctactacttcgcattgattagaagttaaatcatggatttctcttggatttgaagctaactcgtttgattcgaatgcagttgaagctgaatcatgtttatcacaagtatctgaatccaaaccaaatgtttcgcattgatttgaagctaacttgtttgattcgcctgcatttgaatctatttcatttgaaccgcaagtatctgacgctaaatcatttgtttcgcatggatttgaagctaagccttctactccgcattgatttgaagataaatcatgtgtttcgcatggatttgaagcaaactcgtttatgtcacctgcatttgaagctacttcatttaaaccgcaggtatttgaaggtaaatcatttgtttcgcttggatttgaggctaagccttctacttcgcattgatttgaagctaaatcatgtgattcgcatggatttgtagcaaactcgtttatgtcacctgcatttgaagctatttcatttaaaccgcaggtatttgaaggtaaatcatttgtttcgcatggatttgaagctaagccttctacttcgcatggatttgaagttaagccttctacatcgcattgatttgaagctaaaccatgtgtttcgcaaggattttaagctaactcgtttatgtctcctgcatttgaagctatttcttttaaaccgcaggtatttgaatgtaaatcatttgtttcgcaaggatttgaagctaaaccttctacttcgcattgatttgaagttaaatcatgtgtttccctgtgatttgaagctagctcgtttgattcgcatgcagttgaagctgaatcatgtttatcacaagtatctgaatccaaaccaaatgtttcgcattgatttgaagctaacttgtttgattcgcctgcatttgaatctatttcatttgaaccgcaagtatctgacgctaaatcatttgtttcgcatggatttgaagctaagccttctacaccgcattgatttgaagctaaatcttgtgtttcgcatggatttgaagcaaactcgtttatgtcacctgcatttgaagctatttcatttaaaccgcaggtatttgaaggtaaatcatttgtttcgcatggatttgaagctaagccttctacttcgcattgatttgaagctaaaccacgtgtttcgcaaggattttaagctaactcgtttatgtcacctgcatttgaagctatttcatttaaaccgcaggtatttgaaagtaaatcatttgtttcgcaaggatttgaagctaaaccttctacttcgcattgatttgaagttaaatcatgtgtttccctgtgattttaagctaactcgtttatgtctcctgcatttgaagctatttcttttaaaccgcaggtatttgaatgtaaatcatttgtttcgcaaggatttgaagctaaaccttctacttcgcattgatttgaagttaaatcatgtgtttccctgtgatttgaagctagctcgtttgattcgcatgcagttgaagctgaatcatgtttatcacaagtatctgaatccaaaccaaatgtttcgcattgatttgaagctaacttgtttgattcgcctgcatttgaatctatttcatttgaaccgcaagtatctgacgctaaatcatttgtttcgcatggatttgaagctaagccttctacaccgcattgatttgaagctaaatcttgtgtttcgcatggatttgaagcaaactcgtttatgtcacctgcatttgaagctatttcatttaaaccgcaggtatttgaaggtaaatcatttgtttcgcatgaatttgaagctaagccttctacttcgcattgatttgaagctaaaccacgtgtttcgcaaggattttaagctaactcgtttatgtcacctgcatttgaagctatttcatttaaaccgcaggtatttgaaagtaaatcatttgtttcgcaaggatttgaagctaaaccttctacttcgcattgatttgaagttaaatcatgtgtttccctgtgatttgaagctaactcgtttgattcgcatgctgttgaagctaaatcatgtttatcacaagtatctgaatccaaaccatttgtttcgcattgatttgaagctaagcctactactttgcattgatttgaagttaaatcatgtgtttcccttggattttaagctaactcgtttgaaccgaatgcagttgaagctaaatcaagtttaacacaagtatttgtagctgaaccatttgtttggtattgatttgaggctaagcctactacttcgcattgatttgaagctgaatcatgtttttggcatggatctgaagctaactcgattgtttcgcttggatttgaggctaagccttctacttcgcaatgatttgaagctaaatcatgtgattcgcatggatttgtagcaaactcgtttatgtcacctgcatttgaagctatttcatttaaaccgcaggtatttgaaagtaaatcatttgtttcgcaaggatttgaagctaaaccttctacttcgcattgatttgaagttaaatcatgtgtttccctgtgatttgaagctaactcgtttgattcgcatgctgttgaagctaaatcatgtttatcacaagtatctgaatccaaaccatttgtttcgcattgatttgaagctaagcctactactttgcattgatttgaagttaaatcatgtgtttcccttggattttaagctaactcgtttgaaccgaatgcagttgaagctaaatcaagtttaacacaagtatttgtagctgaaccatttgtttggtattgatttgaggctaagcctactacttcgcattgatttgaagctgaatcatgtgtttcgcatggatttgaagctaactcgattgtttcgcttggatttgatgctaagccttctacttcgcattgatttgaagttaaatcatgtgtttcccttggatttgatgctaactcgtttgtttcgcatgcagttgaagctagatcatgtttatcacaagtatttgaacctaaaccatacgtttcgcatggatttgaagttaagccttctacttcgcattaatttgaagctaaattatgtgattcgcatggatttgaagcaaactcctttatgtcacctgcatttgaagctatttcatttaaaccgcaggtatttgtaggtaaatcatttgtttcgcatggatttgaagctaagcattctacttcgcattgatttgaagctaaacaatgtgattcgcaaggattttaagctaactagtttatgtcacctgcatttgaagctatttcatttaaaccgcaggtatatgaaggtaaatcatttgtttcgcaaggatttgaagctaaaccttctacttcgcattgatttgaagttaaatcatgtgtttccctgtgatttgaagctaactcgtttgattcgcatgctgttgaagctaaatcatgtttatcacaagtatctgaatccataccatttgtgtcgcattgatttgaagctaagcctactactttgcattgattggaagttaaatcatgtgtttcccttggatttgaagctaactcgtttgatccgaatgcagttgaagctaaatcaagtttatcacaagtatttgtagctaaaccatttgtttcgtattgatttgaggctaagcctactacttcgcattgatttgaagctgaatcatgtgtttcgcatggatttgaagctaactcattgtttcgcctgcatttaaagctatttcatttaaaccgcaggtatttgagggtaaatcatttgtttcgcatggctttgaagccatgccttctatttcgcattgatttgaagctaaatcatgtatttcgcatgcatttgaagctaactcgattgtttcgacagcatttgaagctatttcattttaaccgcaggtatttgaaggtaaatcatttgtttcgcatggatttgaagctaagccttctacttcgcattgatttgaagctaaaccacgtgtttcgcaaggattttaagctaactcgtttatgtcacctgcatttgaagctatttcatttaaaccgcaggtatttgaaagtaaatcatttgtttcgcaaggatttgaagctaaaccttctacttcgcattgatttgaagttaaatcatgtgtttccctgtaatttgaagctaactcgtttgattcgcatgctgttgaagctaaatcatgtttatcacaagtatctgaatccaaaccatttgtttcgcattgatttgaagctaagcctactactttgcattgatttgaagttaaatcatgtgtttcccttggatttgaagctaactcgtttgatccgaatgcagttgaaactaaatcaagtttatcacaagtacttgtagctaaaccatttgtttcgtattgatttgaggctaagcctactacttcgcattgatttgaagctgaatcatgtttttggcatggatctgaagctaactcgattgtttcgcttggatttgaggctaagccttctacttcgcaatgatttgaagctaaatcatgtgattcgcatggatttgtagcaaactcgtttatgtcacctgcatttgaagctatttcatttaaaccgcaggtatttgaaggtaaatcatttatttcgcaaggatttgaagctaaaccttctacttcgcattgatttgaagttaaatcatgtgtttccctgtgatttgaagctaactcgtttgattcgcatgctgtttaagctaaatcatgtttatcacaagtatctgaatccaaaccatttgtttcgcattgatttgaagctaagcctactactttgcattgatttgaagttaaatgatgtgtttcccttggatttgaagctaactcgtttgatccgaatgcagttgaagctaaatcatgtttatcacaagtatttgtagctaaaccatttgtttcgtattgatttgaggctaagcctactacttcgcattgatttgaagctgaatcatgtgtttcgcatggatttgaagcatactcgtttgtttcgcatgtatgtgaagcattatcacttatattctcaagtatttgaaactaaatcattcgtttcgcttggatttgtagctaagccgtctatttcgcatttatttgaagctaaatcatgtgtatcacatggatttgaagctaaatcatgtgattcgcatggatttgaagcttactcgtttgtttcgcatgcagttgaagctaaatcatgtatgtcactagtattcgaagctaaaccatatgttttgcattgatttcaagctaatccttctacttcgcattgatttgaagttaaatcatgtgtttcccttgtatttgaatctaactcgtttgtttcgcatgtagttgaatttaaatcatgtatatcacaggtatttgaagctaaaccatttgtttcgcatggatttgaagctaaaccttctacttcacattgaaatgaagctcaatcatgtgtttcgcatggatttgaagcttactcgtttgtttcgcatgcagttgaagctaaaccatgtatgtcactagtattcgaagctgaaccatatgttttgcattgatttgaagctaatccttctacttcgcattgatttgaagttaaatcatgtgtttccctgggatttgaagcaaactcgtttgatttgcatgcagttgaagcaaaatcacgtatatcacaagtatttgaagctaaaccatttgtttcgcaagaatatgaagctaaaccatgtgtttcgcacgaatttgaagctaagccttctacttcgcattgattttaacctaaaccatctgtttagcaagaacatgaagttaaatcatttgtttcgcatttaattgaagctaagcctactacttcggtttgatttgaagcaaaaccatgtgtttcgcatagattttaagctaactcgtttgtttcgtctgcatttgaagatatatcacttatatcgcaagtatttgaagctaaatcattcgtgtcgaatggatttgaagctaagccttctacttcgcattgatttgaatctaaatcatgggtttcacttggatttgaacctaactcgtttgtttgacgtgcagttgaagctaaatcatgtatatcacaaatatttgaagataaatcattcgtcttgcatggatttgaagataagccttctacgtcgcattgatttgaagctaaatcacgtgtgtagCGCCGTGGTTTTACGACGCCTTTTTGACGCGCTGGGATCGAATATCAACCctaccggggttgtaaggcccgggcttCACTTATCTGAAGACGCGTCGGTTTTGTAATGGTTATCGGTCCGATTGACCGATTTTGAGTGAATGATCGATTGAATTCCCGAGTCGAATGAGTCTCCGGTTGCGACGAGTGATTCTCCGAACGATTGAGACTGTTCGACGTACGGGTGAGactccgttatcgagaatgtataataatattgcttGAAAACTACCGAACCACTCTTGAACCACTACTCGGATTGAATTACGACTGAATATATCGCCTCGACTGCTCGCGTTTTTTATGCCCttttccccacttgagattcctgaaggaacctccacctccatgccTGGATGCGCTgattggttttctcgaaaattacgatttcccaatcagcgtcctccgaacgtttcgtcaccaccctctcgtaccgtcctgcacgggccttgtctTGAAGAGGGGTGCGACACGTAATTGCGTGGTTGGGGAGGTCCTCCGGGCCTTGAGATgtcatccccgcgacggttgggactaactttcccaagacacgttcaaaaatctcaagtgttTTGAGGGaggttttttcgggcctttagGATTTATGAcacgtcgcgatcattagaaAAGACGGAGACACTGCCCGGATGTTCGGCAGCTGCCAAAAAAGGTCTCCGTCTCCTCAGATGACCCACGCTGGTCCGTGCCATAAACCCTTCACGAGAGAGGTCTGCGGGAGGTTCTACGTGACGGAACATGCTCCCCCCGTTGAGCGACAAATCGCTCAATGCCCTGTAGTTTGATTAAAGCTATCTTAAATTTACTTAAGAATAGCGACTGTCTCTAGTGGGTGTTCTCGACTGGTAGCGGCGCCAACTGTTTCACATTGCGCCTGTAAACACCGGTAGATGTTCGCACGGAAACAGCCCGGATGACATTGTCCTCCCCTGGATGAATCTTCTCGATGCGACCCAGGTGCCACTGGAGCGGTGGAAGATTGTCGTCTTTTAGAACGACGATGGTGCCTTCTTGGATGTTATGGGAGCCCTGGCTCCACCTTTGTCGTACGTTAAGGTGGTTGATGTACTCCTTATGCCACCGAGTCCAAAAGTCTTGCTTAACCTTTTGGATATGCTGCCACCTCGACAGCCGGTTCGTGGGCGTTGAAGTGAGATCAGCTTCCGGCAAGCTCGTCAATGGATTGCCAATTAAGAAGTGACCAGGTGTTAGGGCTAATGGATCGTGAGGATCTGAGGATAGGGGAGTTAAAGGGCGAGAATTCAAAATCGCTTCGACCTCAGTGATGAATGTATTGAATTGCTCGAACGTGAACAATTCATCCCCAACGACTCGCTTGACATGGTGCTTGAATGATTTCACCGCGGCTTCCCATATCCCGCCGAAGTGTGGTGAAAGGGCAGGCATGAAGTGCCATGTAATTCCCTTGCCCGCGAGGAAATTTTCTACCCTGCTGCCCCCCTTCAAGATTTGTTGGAGTTCCCGTAATTCATTGTTGGCTCCCACGAAATTGGAGCCGTTATCGGAATAAATGTTGCGACATATGCCTCGACGCGCGATGAGACGTTTTAATGCCGCGATAAACGCTTCGGTCGTCATATCGCTCGCAACTTCCAGATGAACGGCCTTGATAGCCAGACATATGAATACGGCAACGTAAATTTTTACTTTGGTGCGATTGCGGAAGCGCCGCTCCTTGATATAAAAGGGTCCGCAATAATCTACACCGCAGTTATAGAAGGGCCGCGTTTCGGTAACTCGGGAGGCAGGTAGATTTCCCATGATGTATTCGGGTGTAGGCGGATTCACCCTGAAACACCTGACGCATTGTCGCACGATTTTGCGAGTCGCGTTCCTTCCGTCGATCGGCCAGTACTTCTGTCGCACGGCATATAAGGTTGTTGTAATGCCGGCGTGATGATTGCTCACATGTTTGTCGCGAATGATCAGATTGGTGATATGGTGACCTTTGGGAAGCAAAATCGGATGTTTTTGGGCGTATGGTAATTTCGAGTTTTGCAGCCGGCCTCCCACGCGGAGTATACCCCTTTCATCGATGAAAGGGTGTAGCGGCAAAAGTTTGCTTTTCGCATGTAAATTTGAACCGGTTTTTAGTTTTTGCAGATCTTGGGCGAAAGCCGATGCTTGGACCAATCTGATTATTTGCTCGTTTGCCGATTGGAGCTCTTCGACTGTCAGAGGTCCTTTGTTCTTGCGAGGCTGTCTGAATCGTAAGCAATACGCGGTGATTCTAATTAACCGAGATATATCGGAATACCTGGTCAAGATTTCATCGGTATGGCTAACGGTAGCGAGACACTTTAGACGTTTCACCTCTGGCACATCTTCCGTGATGTCGAACTTCGATCTTGGCCATGTCGATTCGATGGTGGATAGCCATTCGGGTCCGTGTCGCCAATTCGAATCGCGAAGAAATTGGGCTGGTGATTGTCCCCTTGACAGTAGATCTGCTGGGTTGTCTTGAGATCTCACGTGTCGCCAAGCAGCAATGTCTGTTTTGCCTTGTATGTCGGCCACCCTATTGGCTACGAATGTTTTTAAGGTGCACGGTTCCTTCTGGATCCAGTTCAAGACGATGGTAGAATCGGTCCAGAAGTTAACATGCTCGGTTTCGATGTGCATAGCCTCTCGGACTGTGACGTACAGTGATGCCAGAAGAACTGCACCGCACAGTTCTAAACGGGCGAGGCTTACGGTTTTCAGCGGGGCGACACGTGATTTGGCGCAAAGCAGCTTGCTGACTATTTCTCCGCGGTTGTTAATTGAGCGCACGTATATGCATGCCCCGTACGCACGTTCGCTTGCGTCACAAAAGCCATGAAGTTCGGGCCTTTGCGCGGAAGGTTGACCGACGTTTCGATCAAACGAAATGTTGTTCAATTGCCCGATTTCTTCTACGAATGCGATCCACTCCGTGTGAAGACTGGCTGGCAGCGATTCGTCccaatttaatttcaactgccATAGACGTTGCATAATTAATTTTGCTACGACAGTGACCGGGGCCAAGAGACCTAGCGGGTCGAAAATTCTTGCGATAGTCGACAAGATGGTCCGTTTCGTGATCTTTGTTAGAGCGTGGAAGTCGACGGTGTACGCGATTGAGTCGTTTCGCGCGTCCCACGAGATACCGAGCGTCTTCACCGTGGACTCGTCGAAGAATTTCGGATGGATCTGCTCCTTGTTTAAACCCTCGAGAAGTTCAGGGTCGTTGGAGATCCATTGACGGATGTTGAATCGTCCGCGCTGGAGTAGTTCCATGATTTCGTCGCGTAGATTCTTGGCCTCTTCATGGGTGTTCGCGCCGGTGAGGAGATCGTCGACATACAAGTCCCGCTTTATGGTTGTAGCTGCTCGTGGGAAGTCAGCTTGCTCGTCGTCTGCAAGCTGATGGATGCTTCGTATAGCCAGAAATGGTGCCGAGCACAGTCCGAATGTGACTGTGTTTAGCTCGTAATCGGCTATTTCGTTGCGCTCGTTTCTCCACAGAACTCGCTGATAACGACGATCCTCTGGTCGTATGAGAACTTGCCGGTACATCTTTTCGATGTCTCCGGTCAAGACGTACGTATGTAATCGAAATCGTACGAGCAGTGCGAAAATGTCGTCCTGAATGGTTGGCCCTGTGTTTAATGCGTCGTTCAGGGACAGCCCGCTGCTTGACTTCGCCGAACCATCGAAGACTAC
Coding sequences within:
- the LOC143260792 gene encoding uncharacterized protein LOC143260792, with the protein product MATAVVDALDCDQKPLECRTLIDTCSNANYITQRFAKKLRLPQRAASATIEALNDLNTLSDKIVSTAIKSKTSRFQRDLTFLVIPNISGPIPDTNIDRSKLRIPVNLKLADPNFHRPASVDMLIGTGPSLASLSIGQIDLSTSNGPDLILQKTQFVWIIGGSVLSASSRVKHRTFVSNFDFDISKFWTIEEGPREHHLTAEERECEDHFIDHVKRDDTGRYVVALPFNAKRTLIGETRTQAINRFLSLERKLQRDPSLREEYSAVMKEYLTLGHMSTTKPQNANGFYLPHHAVIKTSSSTTKVRVVFDGSAKSSSGLSLNDALNTGPTIQDDIFALLVRFRLHTYVLTGDIEKMYRQVLIRPEDRRYQRVLWRNERNEIADYELNTVTFGLCSAPFLAIRSIHQLADDEQADFPRAATTIKRDLYVDDLLTGANTHEEAKNLRDEIMELLQRGRFNIRQWISNDPELLEGLNKEQIHPKFFDESTVKTLGISWDARNDSIAYTVDFHALTKITKRTILSTIARIFDPLGLLAPVTVVAKLIMQRLWQLKLNWDESLPASLHTEWIAFVEEIGQLNNISFDRNVGQPSAQRPELHGFCDASERAYGACIYVRSINNRGEIVSKLLCAKSRVAPLKTVSLARLELCGAVLLASLYVTVREAMHIETEHVNFWTDSTIVLNWIQKEPCTLKTFVANRVADIQGKTDIAAWRHVRSQDNPADLLSRGQSPAQFLRDSNWRHGPEWLSTIESTWPRSKFDITEDVPEVKRLKCLATVSHTDEILTRYSDISRLIRITAYCLRFRQPRKNKGPLTVEELQSANEQIIRLVQASAFAQDLQKLKTGSNLHAKSKLLPLHPFIDERGILRVGGRLQNSKLPYAQKHPILLPKGHHITNLIIRDKHVSNHHAGITTTLYAVRQKYWPIDGRNATRKIVRQCVRCFRVNPPTPEYIMGNLPASRVTETRPFYNCGVDYCGPFYIKERRFRNRTKVKIYVAVFICLAIKAVHLEVASDMTTEAFIAALKRLIARRGICRNIYSDNGSNFVGANNELRELQQILKGGSRVENFLAGKGITWHFMPALSPHFGGIWEAAVKSFKHHVKRVVGDELFTFEQFNTFITEVEAILNSRPLTPLSSDPHDPLALTPGHFLIGNPLTSLPEADLTSTPTNRLSRWQHIQKVKQDFWTRWHKEYINHLNVRQRWSQGSHNIQEGTIVVLKDDNLPPLQWHLGRIEKIHPGEDNVIRAVSVRTSTGVYRRNVKQLAPLPVENTH